The Victivallis sp. Marseille-Q1083 DNA window GCCGTCCGCGCTCCAGCGCTGCCGGAACAAAGGGAAGCTGCCGGTTGAAAAGGCCGGATCCGCATACCAGACGTAAACCAGGTAATTCATTCCGTTATAACGGGCTTTCAAACGTTGCACCGCACCGGAAAGGCCGGGCAGTTTGAGCAGGCGTTGGCTGCTGCTTTCAATCGTCCAGCCGCCGGACTGCATGCAGAGCGCCGCCGGATGGATTCGATGGATGTCGTCGCCGAGCACCACCGCCAGCAGCATCAGGCTGTGCCGTGCATCGGCATAAATGAATTTCCGGGCGGTATTGCCGGCAAAGAACCGGCTTTCCTGGTCGGTCAGCATTTGTTCCCGCCCGAGATAATCGCCGGGCTTCAAGTCGCCGATTCGCAGCAGCAGACTTTCGCCCTGCAGCGGAACGTGGACAATCGAAACCGCCAGCAGCAGCGCCAGCACCGCCAGCCCGCCGCCGTAAGTGGCCGTCCAACAGTTCGGTATCCGGGCGAACATGCAGATTGCCGTTTGCCACAGCAGCAGGGCGGCCGCCGCGAGCCCTTTCAGCGCGACGGCCCGCAACGGCATGAAACCGAGCAGTTCCCGCATGCCTTCTTCCAGCCAGAAGCTGGAGCTGGTGACGCCGAGCAGCAGCAGTCCCGCCACCGGCAGCAGACTGAAACACAGAGCCCAGCCCCAGCACAGCCACCAACTGCCGCCGAGCAGCAAAATCCCGCCGATAATGACCAGGCTGTTCATCGGCAGCCAGACGCCGGCTCCGATGCAGGCGGCACCGGGGAGCATGAGCAGCAAACCGCGCCAGTCGGCGCTTCCGGCCCGACGGCGGACGAACGGCAGCGCCAGCGCCAGCGCCAACAGCGCCGCCGCGAAGAACAGCCAGTCATAACGGTCCAGCGGCGAGAACCGCCAGCCGTTCAACAAATAGGGGAATTTCCAGGCCAGCGGCAGAGCGCAAAGCAGTACAACCAGCAGTTTGAAGTAAGTTTTCATGGCTGCTCCTTCGATTTCGGCGCCGGTTCGCCGAGTTTGAAAATGCCGCCCAGGCCCCACAGCAACAGCAGGGACGCGATGACCATGCCGAAGCCGAGCATCGTATGGACGGTGTTGTTGAATGCCCAGTTGCCGAAGCGCAGGTAGAGCAGCAGTGTGACCACCAGCCTGGCGGTGTTGGTCAGAATGATGACCGGCAGCAGCATCAGGTAATGCGACAGGCGCATCCAGAAGGTTTTATGCAGCAGCATGACCAGAAGCCAGCCGATCAGCAATAGTGCTTCCAGTTGCTCGATGCCGCTGCAGGCGGCGGTGATCGCCACCTGGGAATCGCCGATGGTGATCACCGTCAGATCGTGGCTGATGACGACGCCGAAGAGTTGCAGCAGCGACACCGTCAATGTCGTGCAGACCAGCCGCAGCGGATAACTCAGGCACCAGAAGAGGTATTCCTGTTTCGGCGCCAGCACGCAGAGCAGCAGTACGCCGACCGTCAGTTTCGCCGCGCATTTCCGGCCGCCGGTGGCGCACAGCATGCTCAACACGCCGACGGCGACCGCCCAGTTGGCCGGAAAATCAGGCCGGTTGATTTTGACCAGCGCCAGCAGCAGCGCCAGAAACAATAAGCCGCCGGCAAGCGCCCGGTCGAACCAGCCAACCGGCGGCGGTTTGACCGTCAGGACCGTGAAACCCATGCCGACGGCCAGCAGCCAGAGCACGATGAAGTTTTCGAACGGCACCTGGCTGAACAGTGCCCACCCCAGGGCGCCGAGGCAACACAACAGATAGAGGCCGGCGCAGCGGGAAGGGGGTATATGCCATTTCATTGTTTCGGCTCTTGGGATGCGGCGTTCAGGACCTTTTCGATCAACTGAAGCATTTGGACCGCTTTGCTGTTGTTTTTGTCCAGCTTCAACAGTTGCCGGCAGGCGTCGCCCGCTTCCCGGTATTGCTTTTCCGTCCAATACAGTTGAGCGGATTGCTCCAGCGCTTGCTGCAGCGCCTCGCGCACCCGCTGGTTGTCCGGCGCCTGTTCCCAGACGAAATTCAGCTCGCGAACCGCATCAGGGTATTTTTTCGCTTCCAGGTAGCGCATGCCCAGGCATTCCCAGCCCGGCAGGAAATCGACCGCGCCGTCTTTGGCCTGTTTGGCCAGTGCCAGCGCCTCATCGTTCCGGC harbors:
- a CDS encoding archaeosortase/exosortase family protein translates to MKWHIPPSRCAGLYLLCCLGALGWALFSQVPFENFIVLWLLAVGMGFTVLTVKPPPVGWFDRALAGGLLFLALLLALVKINRPDFPANWAVAVGVLSMLCATGGRKCAAKLTVGVLLLCVLAPKQEYLFWCLSYPLRLVCTTLTVSLLQLFGVVISHDLTVITIGDSQVAITAACSGIEQLEALLLIGWLLVMLLHKTFWMRLSHYLMLLPVIILTNTARLVVTLLLYLRFGNWAFNNTVHTMLGFGMVIASLLLLWGLGGIFKLGEPAPKSKEQP